The DNA window GCTTTCGCATGTTAATCCCACTATGATCATGGATCACTATATCCTGTTCTTTTGCTAAGGTGGCAAAGACAGGTTGGGTTGCAATAATCTGCTTCAACATGTGGTTGATATATCCGTATAGCTTACCGGTTTGATCATAGTTTGATGCAGTAACCAAAAAATCTTGGTTAGCCAGTCCCATTGATTCAATTAAAAAGCAGTAAGTCATATAGATAGCCATTAAGTAAGTCTTACCCTGGCCACGAGCGACAGATAAAATCACACGAGTAAAGCGTTTGGTTCCTAGGTCATCTCGCCAACCAAAAATTAAGCAAAAAATAAATTGCTGCCAATCCATTAGCTTAGTTGGCTTGTCGGTGTCAACGTTAGGCGCTATAGCCGCAAATTTGAGAATTTTTTCCGCTTCTTTTAGGTCGTAGTGGTATCTAAAAGAGGCTTCTTCTGATCTTTGCAAATCTCGTAAATGTCGGAAAGCGGCCAATTTGATTAGATAGCCGGTCACAACTTCCTCATTCAGCACTTTAAAAGCATACTTTGTAGCTGGATCAGTGTATTTCTTACGAATACCATTAAAATCAATACTGTGATATGCCCCTAGTACGTCATGGCTTTGCGTTAAATCGATCATACAATTCCGGCCTCCTTAAGCTGTTCTGCCGTTGACTTTTCTTTCTTGTGACTAGCAATACTCATCAGCTCTTGTCGGCTCTTAGGTGACAGCCCTAATTGAATACCGACTGAGTTGAGCTGATTCAACGCATCTTTCATCGTGGCCACCGCCGGGTTCTTTCTAAAGCCCGCAAAATCCTTACCGACAATTTTCCCGGTTGAGTCCTGCAAAGAAGTAAAAATCTTCGCTTGGATCCCGTTATCTTGAATGTCCTGATATGCATTACGATAAATTTCGTAGTTTGCACAGTATTGTTCGACTAAGCCAACGTCGATTCGTTCAACTCGTCCAGTTGATTCTAAAAAGGGCACGATTTTACGCCAACAGGCACTAGCTAAAGTGCCTAAATAATGCGGTGGTGTAGCCGGCAAATGCCCGTTATTCTGCTGATAATAGACCTTTTTAGCCATTCAATGCCCTCCTTTCTGCTCTGGTTAGCCCCCCCCCCCCCCGGGTCAAAAAATTTAAAAATTATCGCTTGCATGAAAGAACAGTCCAATGTGTGCGCTCTTCCAAGCCCAGTGGTAAGGGGGGGATGTTTTTATTCACTCTGTTTTTGGAAAAAGCTTTTTGATTTTTGAAACTTCTAAAATTTCTGGAACGTTTTTTAGTTGATTGCCTTTCCCAGTTCCGTACCATGAGCGTTCCCAGTCAGTCTTTAATCGGTGACACTTACGACAGATGGTTGCTAAGTTATCAAGATGATCTTTGAGTTGCTTGTCATACTCAATCGGTACAATGTGATCGACAGTCTTGCTGTTAGGTTGACCACAGTACTGACAGACGTAGTGGTCACGATCAAGTGCTTGTTGTCTTAGTCTTACCCAGGTTGTTGTTCGATAGAAGTTGTACTGTTCACTCTTAACATCGTTACGATATCGAGTGACATGGTTGTACTTATGTTGATACTGTTTGTCATGTGATCGTGCCCATCGTTGCCTGTTAGCTAGATACTCTGCTTCATGTTCATAATGCTGAGTACAATAGTGATTAGGGAACTGTACCATTGCATGACAGCCAGGTTGCCTACAACGTCTAAACCTAGACAT is part of the Limosilactobacillus reuteri genome and encodes:
- a CDS encoding phage terminase small subunit P27 family — translated: MAKKVYYQQNNGHLPATPPHYLGTLASACWRKIVPFLESTGRVERIDVGLVEQYCANYEIYRNAYQDIQDNGIQAKIFTSLQDSTGKIVGKDFAGFRKNPAVATMKDALNQLNSVGIQLGLSPKSRQELMSIASHKKEKSTAEQLKEAGIV
- a CDS encoding HNH endonuclease signature motif containing protein; its protein translation is MSRFRRCRQPGCHAMVQFPNHYCTQHYEHEAEYLANRQRWARSHDKQYQHKYNHVTRYRNDVKSEQYNFYRTTTWVRLRQQALDRDHYVCQYCGQPNSKTVDHIVPIEYDKQLKDHLDNLATICRKCHRLKTDWERSWYGTGKGNQLKNVPEILEVSKIKKLFPKTE